One Desulfarculaceae bacterium DNA window includes the following coding sequences:
- a CDS encoding DUF2080 family transposase-associated protein, producing the protein MQEKGAAAKAREPRYQPVKFEVYGVEIVEKQVAASGKSGRVYLPMEWLGKRVKIVRVD; encoded by the coding sequence TTGCAAGAAAAGGGGGCAGCGGCCAAGGCCCGCGAGCCCCGCTACCAGCCAGTCAAGTTCGAGGTATACGGCGTGGAGATCGTGGAGAAGCAGGTTGCGGCCAGCGGCAAGAGCGGCCGGGTCTACCTTCCCATGGAATGGCTGGGCAAGAGGGTGAAGATAGTCCGGGTGGATTGA
- a CDS encoding acyl-CoA desaturase has translation MTTPPASSTASTSRSGTQPRSILKLEFGQDQAFEKDLRQRVDQYFQQGPGRSKKGDWRLHLKTAIILACFAASYLLLVFAAQTLWQGLFLVILLGLSTACIGFNIAHDAGHKAFSQTPWVNRTMAATMDLMGGSSYMWFWKHAVVHHRYVNITGYDTDIDLGVLGRLSPHQKRLPFHRWQHFYLWFVYGFLAIQWEFVGDFQKMIMGGVGKHRFPRPTTQDLVVFIAGKAVFFAWALLIPWIFHPWYAVLFYYGIGVLVLGGFLSIVFQLPHCVAEAEFPLPRRDTGRMDKPWADHQAAVTVDYARRGPIATWLFGGLNFHKEHHLFPTISHIHYPAITGIVEQTCRDHGLAFKEHQSFWSGIAAHYRWLRAMGQAGS, from the coding sequence ATGACCACGCCCCCGGCCTCATCCACGGCAAGCACAAGCCGGTCGGGCACCCAACCCCGATCTATCCTGAAGTTGGAGTTCGGCCAAGACCAGGCCTTTGAAAAAGACCTGCGCCAGCGGGTGGACCAGTATTTTCAGCAGGGACCCGGGCGCTCAAAAAAGGGCGATTGGAGGCTGCACCTGAAGACCGCGATCATCCTGGCCTGCTTCGCGGCCTCTTATCTGCTGCTGGTGTTCGCGGCCCAAACCCTCTGGCAGGGCCTATTCCTGGTCATCCTGCTCGGGCTGTCCACGGCCTGCATCGGGTTCAACATAGCCCACGACGCGGGGCACAAGGCTTTCTCCCAGACGCCTTGGGTGAACCGGACAATGGCCGCAACCATGGACCTGATGGGAGGCAGCTCCTACATGTGGTTTTGGAAACATGCCGTGGTTCATCACCGCTATGTAAACATCACCGGGTATGACACGGACATCGACCTGGGCGTCCTGGGGCGGCTGTCGCCCCACCAGAAGCGGCTGCCCTTTCACCGCTGGCAGCATTTCTATCTCTGGTTCGTCTACGGCTTTTTGGCCATCCAGTGGGAGTTTGTGGGCGATTTTCAAAAAATGATCATGGGAGGCGTGGGCAAGCACCGTTTTCCCCGGCCCACCACCCAAGACCTGGTGGTTTTCATCGCCGGCAAGGCCGTCTTTTTCGCCTGGGCCCTGTTGATACCCTGGATATTCCACCCCTGGTATGCGGTCCTTTTTTACTACGGCATCGGGGTGTTGGTGCTGGGTGGCTTCCTGAGCATCGTGTTCCAACTGCCCCATTGCGTGGCCGAGGCGGAGTTTCCCCTACCCCGCCGGGACACGGGGCGCATGGACAAGCCTTGGGCGGATCACCAGGCCGCCGTGACCGTGGACTATGCCCGCCGCGGCCCCATCGCCACCTGGCTGTTCGGAGGCCTGAATTTCCACAAGGAGCATCATCTGTTCCCCACCATCAGCCACATTCATTACCCCGCGATCACCGGCATCGTGGAGCAAACCTGCCGGGACCATGGTTTGGCCTTCAAGGAGCACCAGTCGTTCTGGTCAGGTATTGCGGCCCATTACCGCTGGCTGCGCGCAATGGGCCAAGCGGGCTCTTGA